A single Struthio camelus isolate bStrCam1 chromosome 6, bStrCam1.hap1, whole genome shotgun sequence DNA region contains:
- the ORMDL1 gene encoding ORM1-like protein 1, with protein sequence MNVGVAHSEVNPNTRVMNSRGMWLTYALGVGVLHIVLLSVPFFSVPVAWTLTNVIHNLGMYVFLHAVKGTPFETPDQGKARLLTHWEQLDYGVQFTSSRKFFTISPIILYFLASFYTKYDPTHFILNTASLLTVLIPKLPQLHGVRVFGINKY encoded by the exons ATGAACGTCGGCGTTGCGCACAGCGAGGTGAACCCAAACACGCGGGTGATGAATAGCCGAGGAATGTGGCTGACATACGCGCTCGGGGTCGGCGTGCTGCACATTGTCTTGCTCAGCGTCCCTTTCTTTAGTGTCCCTGTTGCATGGACTTTAACGAATGTGATTCACAATCTG GGAATGTATGTGTTTTTGCATGCAGTTAAGGGAACACCTTTTGAAACACCTGATCAGGGGAAAGCTAGGCTACTGACACACTGGGAGCAACTGGATTATGGAGTACAATTTACATCTTCGAGAAAATTCTTCACAATCTCTCCTATAATACT GTACTTCCTGGCAAGTTTCTACACAAAGTATGACCCGACACACTTCATCCTCAACACAGCCTCTCTCCTGACAGTGCTCATCCCCAAGCTGCCGCAGTTGCATGGTGTCAGAGTCTTTGGCATTAATAAATACTGA
- the OSGEPL1 gene encoding tRNA N6-adenosine threonylcarbamoyltransferase, mitochondrial, which produces MNSITKSLLQSIKPGQAAWLRSNSTRSGKLCLPKLVLGIETSCDDTGAAVVDDAGNILGEALHCQKEVHLKAGGIIPLVAQQLHRENIEQIVKEALSISGVSVNELAAIATTVKPGLALSLGVGLEYSLKLVNKYKKPFIPIHHMEAHALTIRLTNQVEFPFLVLLLSGGHCILAVAQGVSDFLLLGQSIDIAPGDMLDKVARRLSLSKHPECHSMAGGKAIEHLAQTGNRQHYTFRVPMQQYRNCDFSFSGLQNLVNKVIIQKEKEEGLQEGELLSCVKDIAAAAQHAVAVHIVKRTYRAMLFCIKHSILSPKNATLVVSGGVASNQYIRKGLQILADANGFAFLCPPPRLCTDNGVMIAWNGIERLRAGLGVLHCTDGIRYEPNAPLGCDISKRVEEDSIKVPRLKMKF; this is translated from the exons ATGAACAGCATTACCAAAAGCCTTTTGCAATCAATTAAACCTGGCCAAGCTGCATGGCTAAGAAGCAACTCTACTCGCTCTGGAAAACTGTGTCTTCCGAAACTAGTTCTGGGAATAGAAACAAGCTGTGATGATACTGGTGCTGCTGTGGTAGATGATGCTGGCAATATCCTAGGAGAAGCACTACACTGTCAAAAGGAAGTCCATTTGAA AGCAGGTGGGATAATTCCTCTGGTGGCACAGCAACTTCACAGAGAAAACATTGAGCAAATAGTGAAAGAAGCGCTTAGCATCAGTGGAGTTTCTGTAAATGAACTTGCTGCTATTGCAACTACAGTAAAGCCAGGACTTGCATTAAGCCTTGGAGTGGGACTCGAATACAGCTTAAAATTGGTGAACAAGTATAAGAAGCCTTTCATACCCATTCATCACATGGAGGCTCATGCACTTACCATTAGACTGACAAatcaagtggaatttcctttcTTAGTTCTTTTACTGTCTGGAGGCCACTGTATTTTGGCAGTGGCACAAGGAGTTTCGGATTTCCTTCTGCTTGGACAGTCAATAGACATAGCACCAGGTGACATGTTGGACAAG GTAGCAAGAAGACTCTCCTTAAGCAAACACCCAGAGTGCCACAGCATGGCTGGGGGAAAGGCTATAGAGCACTTGGCTCAAACTGGAAACCGCCAGCATTACACATTCAGAGTTCCCATGCAACAGTATCgtaactgtgatttttctttttctggacttCAGAACCTTGTCAATAAAGTaattatacaaaaagaaaaagaagaag GTCTTCAGGAAGGAGAGCTACTGTCTTGCGTTAAGGATATTGCTGCTGCCGCACAGCACGCAGTGGCTGTTCATATTGTCAAGCGGACGTATCGAGCCATGCTGTTCTGCATAAAACATAGCATATTATCACCAAAAAATGCAACTTTG GTCGTATCAGGAGGAGTTGCAAGTAATCAGTATATCCGAAAAGGTCTGCAGATTTTGGCAGATGCAAatggttttgcttttctgtgtcctCCTCCAAGACTGTGCACTGACAATGGTGTTATGATTGCATG GAATGGCATTGAAAGGTTACGTGCAGGACTTGGTGTTTTACATTGTACTGATGGCATCCGCTATGAACCAAA CGCTCCCCTTGGCTGTGATATCTCAAAAAGGGTTGAAGAAGACTCCATCAAGGTGCCAAGactaaaaatgaagttttga
- the LOC104143392 gene encoding asparagine synthetase domain-containing protein 1 isoform X1, whose amino-acid sequence MCGICCVVTLSNQHTIHDFFNKDVLSCLRRRGPDSSQQLIKTVSDLSYECLFSGHVLHLRGLMTPQPLEDANNNIFLWNGEIFDGVHVGSLENDTEIMFHRLTLCSSEVDILSLFSSLRGPWSFIYYQGSRDCLWFGRDYFGRRSLLWQFSNEADKAVCLTSVSVYSECGKEWQEVPASGIFKIDLKACATTKSLSLTLFPWKYSCTEKTEEMFINVLDQISKGLPNHIPLVTDESKLCLTAPVIPLNKTIADALGEHQCTNVSNNNHTVSVETLQAFLADEHKKKLVHRLIDVLSEAVKKRVLALFRVKDGKTREIPSTPTSKAHVAVLFSGGIDSMVIAALADQHVPLEEPIDLLNVAFKIKGQSKQKRASKKHIDQEIQLDLLSCQENYEGVDVKTDDHLICFDVPDRITGRAGLKELKAINPLRTWNFVEVNVRLEELKKLRQQRISHLIYPLDTVLDDSIGCAVWFASRGEGFLSNQGELEPYKSSAKVVLTGIGADEQLAGYSRHRVCFKKYGLEGLNKEIGMEVDRISSRNLGRDDRIIGDHGKEARFPFLDEDVVSFLNSLPISEKADLTLPRGIGEKLILRLAAVELGLTASAVLPKRAVQFGCRIAKLESNSEKASDTCSRLKLLSVDEV is encoded by the exons ATGTGTGGTATTTGTTGCGTTGTTACCTTGTCCAACCAGCATACTATTCATGATTTCTTTAACAAAGATGTGCTCTCCTGTCTTAGAAGAAGAGGACCAGACAGCAGTCAACAGTTAATAAAAACTGTATCTGATCTCTCTTATGAGTGTCTGTTTTCTGGTCACGTACTTCATTTGAGAGGATTGATGACTCCTCAGCCTCTGGAGGATGCcaataacaatatttttctttggaatGGAGAAATTTTCGATGGAGTTCATGTTGGATCTCTAGAGAATGACACTGAAATTATGTTTCATCGTCTTACCTTATGCAGTAGTGAAGTTGACATTTTGTCACTCTTTTCATCACTTCGGGGTCCATGGTCTTTTATTTATTATCAAGGATCTAGAGACTGTTTATGGTTTGGTAGGGATTATTTTGGTCGTCGTAGCTTGCTTTGGCAGTTCAGTAATGAGGCTGACAAGGCTGTCTGTCTCACATCCGTAAGCGTTTATTCTGAATGTGGTAAGGAATGGCAAGAAGTTCCAGCATCTGGAATTTTCAAAATTGATCTCAAAGCTTGTGCAACAACTAAATCTTTGTCTTTAACGTTATTTCCATGGAAatacagctgcacagagaagacagaagaaatgtTCATTAATGTTCTGGATCAAATTTCAAAAGGTTTGCCAAACCACATACCTCTTGTGACAGATGAATCAAAACTGTGCCTGACAGCACCAGTTATTCCCTTGAATAAAACAATTGCTGACGCTTTGGGTGAACATCAATGCACTAATGTTAGCAACAATAACCACACAGTTTCTGTAGAAACCCTTCAAGCATTCCTTGCAGATGAACACAAGAAGAAATTAGTCCATCGACTTATTGATGTTTTAAGTGAAGCTGTGAAGAAACGGGTTTTAGCTCTGTTTAGAGTTAAAGATGGGAAAACAAGAGAAATTCCAAGCACGCCTACCAGTAAAGCACATGTCGCGGTGCTCTTCTCTGGAGGCATTGATTCTATGGTTATTGCAGCCCTTGCTGATCAACATGTTCCTTTGGAAGAACCAATTGATCTTCTCAATGTAGCTTTCAAGATTAAAGGGCAAAGTAAGCAAAAGCGTGCCTCTAAAAAACATATTGACCAGGAAATACAGCTTGATTTGCTTTCTTGTCAAGAAAACTATGAAGGTGTTGATGTTAAAACTGATGATCATTTGATTTGCTTTGATGTTCCTGACAGAATCACTGGCAGAGCAGGACTGAAAGAATTAAAAGCTATTAACCCTTTAAGAACCTGGAACTTTGTGGAAGTTAATGTTAGGCTAGAGGAATTGAAAAAATTGAGACAACAGCGCATTAGTCACTTGATCTATCCATTGGATACAGTCCTGGATGACAGCATTGGCTGTGCAGTTTGGTTTGCTTCCAGAGGGGAGGGTTTCCTTAGTAACCAAGGAGAACTCGAACCATATAAAAGTTCTGCAAAG GTTGTACTTACAGGAATTGGGGCAGATGAGCAGCTTGCTGGATATTCTCGACATCGTGTTTGCTTCAAAAAATATGGTTTAGAAGGTCTAAATAAAGAAATTGGAATGGAGGTAGATCGCATTTCTTCTAGAAATCTTGGTAGAGATGACAGGATTATTGGCGATCATGGAAAAGAAGCCAG GTTTCCTTTTCTTGATGAAGATGTTGTTTCATTCCTCAATTCTCTGCCTATCTCAGAAAAAGCAGATTTGACTTTACCTCGAGGAATTGGTGAGAAATTGATTCTGCGCCTTGCAGCTGTGGAGTTGGGCCTAACAGCCTCGGCCGTTCTGCCAAAGAGGGCTGTACAATTTGGATGTCGCATTGCGAAACTGGAGAGCAACAGTGAAAAAGCCTCTGATACATGCAGCAGACTAAAGTTACTTTCAGTAGATGAAGTATAA
- the LOC104143392 gene encoding asparagine synthetase domain-containing protein 1 isoform X2 produces MCGICCVVTLSNQHTIHDFFNKDVLSCLRRRGPDSSQQLIKTVSDLSYECLFSGHVLHLRGLMTPQPLEDANNNIFLWNGEIFDGVHVGSLENDTEIMFHRLTLCSSEVDILSLFSSLRGPWSFIYYQGSRDCLWFGRDYFGRRSLLWQFSNEADKAVCLTSVSVYSECGKEWQEVPASGIFKIDLKACATTKSLSLTLFPWKYSCTEKTEEMFINVLDQISKGLPNHIPLVTDESKLCLTAPVIPLNKTIADALGEHQCTNVSNNNHTVSVETLQAFLADEHKKKLVHRLIDVLSEAVKKRVLALFRVKDGKTREIPSTPTSKAHVAVLFSGGIDSMVIAALADQHVPLEEPIDLLNVAFKIKGQSKQKRASKKHIDQEIQLDLLSCQENYEGVDVKTDDHLICFDVPDRITGRAGLKELKAINPLRTWNFVEVNVRLEELKKLRQQRISHLIYPLDTVLDDSIGCAVWFASRGEGFLSNQGELEPYKSSAKVVLTGIGADEQLAGYSRHRVCFKKYGLEGLNKEIGMEVSFS; encoded by the exons ATGTGTGGTATTTGTTGCGTTGTTACCTTGTCCAACCAGCATACTATTCATGATTTCTTTAACAAAGATGTGCTCTCCTGTCTTAGAAGAAGAGGACCAGACAGCAGTCAACAGTTAATAAAAACTGTATCTGATCTCTCTTATGAGTGTCTGTTTTCTGGTCACGTACTTCATTTGAGAGGATTGATGACTCCTCAGCCTCTGGAGGATGCcaataacaatatttttctttggaatGGAGAAATTTTCGATGGAGTTCATGTTGGATCTCTAGAGAATGACACTGAAATTATGTTTCATCGTCTTACCTTATGCAGTAGTGAAGTTGACATTTTGTCACTCTTTTCATCACTTCGGGGTCCATGGTCTTTTATTTATTATCAAGGATCTAGAGACTGTTTATGGTTTGGTAGGGATTATTTTGGTCGTCGTAGCTTGCTTTGGCAGTTCAGTAATGAGGCTGACAAGGCTGTCTGTCTCACATCCGTAAGCGTTTATTCTGAATGTGGTAAGGAATGGCAAGAAGTTCCAGCATCTGGAATTTTCAAAATTGATCTCAAAGCTTGTGCAACAACTAAATCTTTGTCTTTAACGTTATTTCCATGGAAatacagctgcacagagaagacagaagaaatgtTCATTAATGTTCTGGATCAAATTTCAAAAGGTTTGCCAAACCACATACCTCTTGTGACAGATGAATCAAAACTGTGCCTGACAGCACCAGTTATTCCCTTGAATAAAACAATTGCTGACGCTTTGGGTGAACATCAATGCACTAATGTTAGCAACAATAACCACACAGTTTCTGTAGAAACCCTTCAAGCATTCCTTGCAGATGAACACAAGAAGAAATTAGTCCATCGACTTATTGATGTTTTAAGTGAAGCTGTGAAGAAACGGGTTTTAGCTCTGTTTAGAGTTAAAGATGGGAAAACAAGAGAAATTCCAAGCACGCCTACCAGTAAAGCACATGTCGCGGTGCTCTTCTCTGGAGGCATTGATTCTATGGTTATTGCAGCCCTTGCTGATCAACATGTTCCTTTGGAAGAACCAATTGATCTTCTCAATGTAGCTTTCAAGATTAAAGGGCAAAGTAAGCAAAAGCGTGCCTCTAAAAAACATATTGACCAGGAAATACAGCTTGATTTGCTTTCTTGTCAAGAAAACTATGAAGGTGTTGATGTTAAAACTGATGATCATTTGATTTGCTTTGATGTTCCTGACAGAATCACTGGCAGAGCAGGACTGAAAGAATTAAAAGCTATTAACCCTTTAAGAACCTGGAACTTTGTGGAAGTTAATGTTAGGCTAGAGGAATTGAAAAAATTGAGACAACAGCGCATTAGTCACTTGATCTATCCATTGGATACAGTCCTGGATGACAGCATTGGCTGTGCAGTTTGGTTTGCTTCCAGAGGGGAGGGTTTCCTTAGTAACCAAGGAGAACTCGAACCATATAAAAGTTCTGCAAAG GTTGTACTTACAGGAATTGGGGCAGATGAGCAGCTTGCTGGATATTCTCGACATCGTGTTTGCTTCAAAAAATATGGTTTAGAAGGTCTAAATAAAGAAATTGGAATGGAG GTTTCCTTTTCTTGA
- the LOC104143392 gene encoding ASNSD1 upstream open reading frame protein isoform X3: MSGRAPRPAEESAKLRQKEELSRRIKEQKIVVDELSNLKKNRKVYRQQPNSNIFFLVDRTETLSQCKNTLDELKKAHQEIENSEKTKIKK, from the exons ATGtcggggcgcgcgccgcggccggcggaggaGAGCGCGAAGCTGCgccagaaggaggagctgagccgGAGG ATTAAAGAGCAGAAAATTGTAGTTGATGAGCTTTCTAATTTGAAGAAGAACCGG aaagtttATAGGCAGCAACCCAATAGCAACATATTCTTCCTTGTAGACCGAACAGAAACACTATCTCAATGCAAAA ATACGTTAGATGAATTGAAGAAGGCACATCAGGAGatagaaaattcagaaaagacCAAAATCAAGAAGTAG